tttttttttgctcacaaACCTAATGCACAAAAAGTTGTAGACCAGCTTGGAGGTTAGTGAACTCTAAAATTAGAAGGAACCATCATCCGCAAGGCTGCCCTCACTTCTGAGACTGACTTGCTCAGCTGGAGGGAGCACTGTCCTCCGCAGGAACATCGTCTCTTTTGCTAGAGTTTGAGTCTGATATGTCCCTCAAAGGTCCCCAGCatgtgctgttgggaggtggtggaacctttaaaaggtggagcctagtgggaggtcttaggTAAtcaggggcatgcccttgaaggagactGTGGGATCCTGCCCCTTCTTCTCTTTTCACCCCATCATAAGTCAAATGGGCCTTTTCTGCTGTGTGCTCCCTCCATGATATACTGGGCTGCCACGGGCCCAAAGCAGTGGGGCCAACCAGTCATGCTTGTGAGCCAAGAggaatcttttctctttataagctgatcATCTCTGATATTATTTGATACAGTAACAGAACACTGACTAATACAACCTCTGACACCAATTGCAGGTTTGATGATGGAGGTTTCCCAAGACCATGCTAAGGTTGGATAATTGCCCAGAAAGTTTCACATGACCTACTGGACTCAGAATAATGGTTTAATATTAGATTTCATCATGAGCTGTTAGACTCATAGGTATGGTTTAATATGGGATTAACCATGGAttaacccaggggcgcttaactactgagccacatccccagacctttttattttttgagaccctATTAAGCCATACCTATGAGTATAATAGCTCATGATGAAATCTAATATGAAGGATCACAGACCCTGTGATTCCATTTAACCATAATTGCCTCTTTAAAGGCTCTATCTCTAGATATGGTCACACTGGGGGCTAGAGCTGTAGCATATGAATTTAGAGGGGACACAGTTTATTCCATAACAGGGTTCTGTTGCATAGGAATGACGGACTACCCATGTGATTGACCTCAAGCTCCACGTCAAGTGATACCATGTGACCCAAAGCCTCCACCCTAAATGAGCCTACTGATAAGGACACCAGCCAGGGCTTGAGGTCATCTGGCCCATTTCACAGATACAGAAACTGAggccagggagggcaggagaggtcCCAACTCACCTCCATTCCTCTGGGTAGGGCTCTGATGTGAATGAAAGGCCATGTGTCCTCCAAGAAGGAAATGGGGGACAGACACTTGGCCTCATGCTGCGCAGGGACAGCTGGCAGGACCTGAGCACTTCTATCTGCCAACCACATGAAGCCTTCACCAAAGAAACTCCAACTAGAAGCCCCGACCCCCAACGTCCAACTGCAGATCCCTTTTCCTGCCAAGGGCCAGGAAATCCACAGTCCGAGTTTCACCACTCAGTGTCGTTAGACTATCCAGAGGGACCCTCAGGCAAACAAAGGTACCCCACCAAttggacattttaaaacatgattcttGGGGATTGGAAGTTTAGCTCAGTAGTAAGGCAAGTGCTTAGCATGTTCAGGGAGGGCTCTGTTTTGAACTTAGCATCATcactatcaacaacaacaacaacaacaaaaaaaacttttaggtTGAAAGAAACTGTGATgagataatattagaaaatagtGAGGAGGGGAACATTGTGCATACAAACCTAAGAGAATATCTGTTTCAAGGCTGTAAACAGAGACAAATGCATAGTCTTAAGtgttttcatgattatttttaaggaaacatgaagattaaaaaaaattcaactcaagGACTTAGAAGGGAAAAAACATATACAAAAAGTGAAAGAATTGAcatttatcaaaatacaaaaagataaattagaaatagaaaaccggaattgataaattcttttttttttttttgcaaaagatgGGGCAGAGGAAATAAAGTGTGGAGATCTCCAGCTATTATTAATTTCTTGAAAGGAGAAAGTATGCATTTACACACGAATTTAAAATCCTATCAAGGATTTGAAAGTAGCGATCACTACGGGTATAgtaatactgattttttaaagtgtaagGTATTACTTTGTTTAATTCAAAACTCCAtgttaatctattttaaaatgatagtgaATGGAATGATATcctaggaaaatgtaaattactaGAATGACTTGAAGAGTTATCTCTAAGAACCAACAAATCAGGTGACTTTATTAGCAAGGTATTTTAGGCTTTCAAAGATCCATTAAATATCCTGTTATGATATAAATTCCTCCAGAGCAGTCTACAAAACTAACACAGCTCAAACTAGGAAACTACatgccatttttttaatcttacatcACTTCATTAAATTAATAATACACCAGAGTCAACAGAGTCACACATGTCTGAAATTGTCACCAAATCCTTTTATcttcagaggaaagagagagcAGTCTTCAGACCCTTACAGAGGTCCAGCCCAGGAGCCACCTGTCCTTCCAAGCTGTAGATTTCATGTGAAAACAGATGCCCAGTGTATACTCTACCCCATAATgtatctgtatttcttttttcttttggtactggtgattgaacccaggggcgcttaaccactgagccacatccccagacctttttattttttgagacaggaccttgctaagttgcttaggatcttactaagttcctttctttctttttaaaatttttttaaatagttgtagatggacagaatacctttattttatttgtttattttttgggggtgctgaggatcgaccccagtgcctcacacatgctaggcaggcgctctaccactgagccacagccctggccctgggtcttgctgttactgaggctggtcttgaacttgcaatcctactgcttcagcctcgcatactgctggaattacaggtgtgcaccaccatgcccgactCTATCTGTATTTCCTTTAATCAAAACATAActatgggggctgggattgtgctcagcggtagagcgctcgcctagcacggatgggacccgggttcaatcctcaacaccacataaaaataaaggcattgtgttgggtccatctacacctaaaaaaataaatgttaaaaaaaaaaccccataactatgggggctgcagttgtagctcagtggtagagcgcgtgcctagtatgtgtgaggcactgggttcaatcctcagcaccacataaaaatgaataaataaaacgaaggtattgtgtccatctacaactaaaataaataaataactgtattaaaaaaatccatgccaggcccagtggcgcatgcctgtaatcccagtggcctgggaggctgaggtaggcagatcgcaagttgaaagccagcctcagtaacggcaaggctctaaacaactcagggagaccccgtgtctaaataaaatacaaactagggctggggatgtggctcagtgatcaagtgcccctgagttcaatccctgatacaaaaaaaaaaagtaactatgGCCCAAGGTTATGTTATCTTttgttcatcctagtttgaaaaGCATCAAAGTCAAGAGTTACTTAGAATACTAAAAGAGGAACTGTATTATTTTAGTTCATCATTTTAATATGTCAAAGGGGAGAGATTATGGGATTGTCTCTTTAGACATCAAAGAAGTGTTAGAAGGAGCAGAAGTGGACGTTCTGTGTCATCTCAGTAAACTGGAACAGGAGTTGCTAGAATCAACACGGACACGGTACCGAGTGGTGAAACTCAGACTGTGGATTTCCTGGCCCTTGGCAGGAAAAGGGATCTGCAGTCGGACATTGGGGGTCAGGGCTTCTAGTTGGGGTTTCATTGGTGAAGGTTTCACGTGGTTGGCGGGTGGAAGTGCTGAGATCCCGACAGCTGTCCCCGTGCAGCATGAGGCCAAGTGTCTGTCCCCCGTTTACTTCCTGGAGGACACACAGCCTTTCATTCACATCAGAGCCCTACACAGAGGAATGGAGGCGAGGTGGGACTGCTCCTGTCCTCCCTGGCCTCAGTTTCTATATCTGTGAAATGGGTCAGCGGACCTCACGCCCTGGCTGGCTGGGGGTGGAGGAGTAAGGGGCTGCTGCTGGGATGACCGGTGTCCTCATCAGTAGCCACATGTCACCATCGGCTGCCCCCACTCTGACAAGCCCACAAATCTCCTCTGAGTTATAGGAAAGGGAAAAGACCCtccatcttcttcctctctcctccctgtcctTCCAGGACCCAGATGGTGACCGAAGACTCCGTGGTCTATTATAACTATTCGATTATTGGAACCTTCACTGTGAAGCTCAAGGTGGTGGCCGAGTGGGAGCAGGCAAAGCCAGACGCCACCAACGGCATTGTGCAGAAGACCGGTGACTTCTCTGCCTCGCTGAAGCTGCAGGGTAGGTCCCTGAGGAGCCCTGGACTCCTCTGCCTTCCTGATCACATTGACCCTTGCTGTCGTTGGCCTGAGCTTGGATGCACATCGCGCCCCCTCATGCCCCACACCCCCTGCGAGTCTCCACTGGTATCCCCCGCTCAGGCGAGGGCACCCAAGGCTGCATTTGGGGTCCCGAGGCTGCTCAGTGGCAGGGCTGGCATTTGAGCCCAGGTCTTCCTGCCCCCGGAGCCTGATTGTGATCAGACGTCTGCTGAGAGCTGGAAGACCCCCTCTGCTCCCTGTTGCCTGATCACATCGACTTCCAGTGGCTTTCTTGGTTTTGGGTGGTGCTTTTCCCATAGCACAAGTGACAGTTAGGTGGCAGTGAGCAGGAGAGCTGGCCTGTGCCTGCTTCTCTGAATTCCTCTCTCTGAGCTGGCCCCAGTACCTACTGCTGACAGGGAAGTGTCCTGGACAGATCTGTGACCCTCCCTTGGGAcatagaggagaggagagggtgggTCTGGGAGCCCCTGACAGCAGTCCTCAGCCTTTGAGTCCAACGGGGTCCTCTTTCCTTACAGAAACCCTTCGAGGCATCCAGGTTTTGGGGCCCACCATAATTCAGACCTTCCAAAAGATGACAGTGACCTTGAACTTCCTGGGGAGGTGAGTGAACCCTAGAGTGCACTGCCAGTGCCCTGTGACCCTTTTGCACTCTGACAGAGGCTCCATCCCCTGAAGGCCCCAAGTCTGACGGCTTATGGAAGGATGGTTCCACTCTGCCCCTTGGCTGTGCTCTGGGGACAGCCATGGGCACAGCTCCTTTCTTGGAGTTCCAGGGATGAGCAACAGACTCCCAGAAAGCCCGCTGCACCCTCTGGCCTCAGGGATCTTGCACCAGCCAGCAGATGTGGGAGGAGTCTGCTTTGCACCAGGCTCTGTTCTGGAAGCTGTTGGGAGAGTGCATAAGAGAGATGCTACTTCCCAAGGTTTGTCTGCAGCAGTGGACAAGGGGGGACCGGAAACAGAAGCAGATCATCCCAGCAATGTGTCACGGGCAAGCCCTCTCAGGGGACCCAGCAGGGCTCTTGGCCAGAGCAGAACGAGACTGGGGCTGTAGAAAGTGAGGAGACGTGGAGATGTTGAGTGCGTGTTCTCCACAAAGCTGCCCTCCCTAGGGCCactgagtgagagagagaggcagaggtcAGTGATCAGGACTCAGCCCTCCGAGCACTCGTGTGCCAATACGGGGACATATCAGAGGGATGCCAGGCCAGGCAGAGTGAGCAAAGTACAGAGTAGGAAGCCATTGAGGTTGGCATTTGGCAGCCTgatattatttttggtactggggatcaaagcTAAGGGTGCTTTTACCACTCAGATACATCTCTAGCCActcccccattaaaaaaaaaattgagacagggccttgctcagtttctgaggctggccttaaatttgcaatcctcgggctggggatgtggctcaagcggtagcgcgctcgcctggcatgcctgcggcccaggttcgatcctcagcaccacataccaacaaagatgttgtgtccgccaaaaactaaaaaataaacattaaaaattctctctctctcactctctctttaaaaaaaaaaaaaaatttgcaatcctcctgtctcagcctccgagtCACTGGGCAGCCCTGACCTTTGAGGAGCTGTGAGTGTGTGAGCCCGGAATGTTCTTTTGACATTTCTCCAATAGGCTTGCATTCTCTAGCATCTGAGACGGTGCTGTGCAGATAAAGCAGACTGGTCACATCCTATTCAAAGGCCTGCTATGCCTTAGATCCTGCTTAAacaccacctcctccaggaagcctcccctgATCTCCTAGTTCAGAATGTGGTCCTTTCCCTGTGCTTCGGAAACAACCCTTGGAAACAAGCTCCCTGTGCCACTGTGCTTCCAGAGCATGCCCGGTTCTGCCTCACTTAGCATTCCTCCCTTAGTGGACAAGGGGGGACCGGCAGGTCTCAGCCCACTAGCCTGAATCCCCCTGGGGGTCCATTGTTTCTGCATCATCATACCCCCCTGGAATATGGGATGTTGGGACCAGGATGGGCTTGGCGTCCTGTCCTGGAAAGGACATCGAAGTTCATGCCCACCTGGCTTTTCTTGGACTTGGTCTGAGCTCCTTCCTTGCTGATCCTTATCTCAAAACCTGTCCCCTTCCCTTGCAGCCCACCTCTGACCATGTGCTGGCGGCTCAAGCCCGAGTGCCTGCCCCTGGAGGAAGGAGAGTGCCACCCCGTGTCTGTGGCCAGCACAGCTTACAACCTGACCCACACCTTCCGCGATCCTGGGGACTACTGCTTCAGCATCCGGGCTGAGAATGTCATCAGCAAGACACATCAGTACCACAGGATCCAGGTGTGGCCCTCCAGTAAGTGACACCTCATGTCCTGCTGCAGCGCCATGTAGGCGACAAGATCCTGCCCACCTTGCTACCATCACCCATATGCTCCTACAGGCCGACCTTGCCAAGGTCATCAACAACCAGCTACATCCTTGTTGACCAACATGCCAATACCAGCATCACCACTCTACCAAAACCCTCAGCAGCCAACTCTACCAATCTCAGTACCAGCACCCATCCATCTACCAGTATCACCGTCAACATCTGCACCACTAAACAAACCAAGCCAACTACCCCCATTACACACACGCCTAACAATTCTTCCAGCACCGTCATCATCATAGGAACAACCCCATCAGTATTCCCACCAGATTGCCTCAGGCTTCTCTGTCCCCAAACACTTCTATGAACACCAGTCTGGATGGTGTTTCACCACCGACCACTGGACCAAGACCATTTCTACTGGGCCGACCAGGACCCCTCAATGTCAACTCTCATCACCACCATTGTTAACACCCCTCCCACAGGTTACCAACCACACGTGTCCCTGACATGAATGCTCCTGCACTAAGTGGACCCCCACCATCCCAAtgttccctccttctcccccaccctctgccctggtGCTATTGCCACCACTAAAATCAGTATCCCTAACAGTGACTTTGCCCAGCTCTCAGGGCTGTGGTGTCTTCCAGAGAGTATGAGTGACCCAGAAAGTGCCAAGTGTGGTTGAGAACTCTGGGACCTCAGGAAAGTGCATCCTTACACAGAGGGGACAGTAGGATTCTAGGACCCTGAGGGGTGGTTTTCAGATGCCCCACCTGGTTCCATTGTCAGTACTACAAAAGGGGAAACCAGAGCTGGACCTCAGCGTGAATCTGAACACAGATTTTTGCTCCAGTACTCTTCTGTGGGAGTAGGAGTTTGTCTCGGGGCTTCTGAGCTCATTCCAAACTCTTCCAGCTATGCCTGTCCCCAAGGCTGGCCTTGTAAGTCTATTCAACACTGTCTCTGCCTGCTCCAACCTCCCCAGCACCCCCTGAATCCCTGAGAAGATGTAGTGCTCTACTCCAGGCCCTGGCTGACCTGTGGGCGTCACTGGGTGCCTTGGGCCCTGCTGCCTCCCCTCTGGGTGGTTGGTGTCCAGAACCCCTAAGTTCTGTGGAGAAGACAGTGGTACAGGAAATCATGCCATATTTTCCTAGAAAACAGAGCCTCATGGCAGAGGGTCGGGAAGAGTGAGAGGGAACCCGCACTTCCTGatgacctactgtgtgctgggcatATCCTTGCTCCTTACATCTTCACATCCTCACTGTGGCAGCCTCATCAATGAGCATTAGTGTCAGGTATCCTGGGTAgagccaggaatcaaacccaggaccacCTCTGCAGACACTGGGTTCTTTCTACTCTGCCATCTGCTTCCCAGCAATAGACTTGGTGGGTAAACCCAGGACTTCCAGAATGAGACAGGTTGCATCAGAGGTCACAATGCTGCTTAGAGGTTCCCACAACATGGTGCCCCTTCCCCCAAGCAAGTCACCCAGGAGATCAAGGAGGAAGTGGTGATGTCTCTTATGGCTCAGACTTGGGAGTCATGTGCTGTCATTCTGTCCTTGTCTGTACACTAGGAGCCGGTCCCTGAGTCCAGCCCAACACTCAAGGGTGGGGAATCTATGTTACCCTCTCAGAAGTGACCTGAATAACTTGTGGGCATATTTTAAAACCTCCATGCAtctcaatttgtttttttatcatGTCTTAGATTTGCTCGTTGAGGTTGTGTAGTTGGGATATGTGTACGTAAGATCACTGTCGGAGGTCAGCTCCTCTCCGCATTATGAGAGAACCACcatttcagcagcagctaccCAGCCCCATAACTTGTGCTGTCTCACTCCCAGGCATCCAGCCAGCTGTCTTTGCGTTCCCATGTGCCACACTTATCACTGTGATGCTGGCCTTCATCATGTACATGACCCTGAGGAATGCCACTCAgcagaaggacatggtggaggtGGGTGCTCAGTAGACTATAAGCTGAACCATTGGCCCCTGCCTGGGAAGGATCTCTGGAGTGGGCCTGGGGAGCCAGCAGGATGCCTGGAGGGGGTTCTGATATTagaacaaggccctggggtttGGGATGATGTGCCAAAGAGGTATCTATAGATTGGGCAAAATTGGTGAGTTGGTGTCCCACCTGACTTACCTCCTTCTATGCCCACCCTTTGCACAGTATATGTAGTGCCAGATGAGCATGTCTGTGCACATTGCTGCTAGGCTGCTGAGCTTTTAAGGCCACCTAGGGACTCCCAGTGGGTGGTGATTGACCCGTGGGGTTTTGTTCACTATAGGTGGCTGATTTTGACTTTTCCCCCATGTCTGACAAGAACCCGGAGCCGCCCTCTGGGGTCAGGTGCTGCTGCCAGATGTGCTGTGGGCCCTTCTTGCTGGAGACTCCATCTGAGTACCTGGAAATTGTTCGAGAGAACAACGGTCTGCTCCCGCCCCTCTACAAGTCTGTCAAAACTTACACTGTGT
The sequence above is drawn from the Urocitellus parryii isolate mUroPar1 chromosome 9, mUroPar1.hap1, whole genome shotgun sequence genome and encodes:
- the Tmem130 gene encoding transmembrane protein 130 isoform X3; amino-acid sequence: MASAVWSRFCRILWLACLLPLAPARVAAEFLVGNIVVAQNTSLPWPSSYLTKTVLKVSFLLHDPSNFFKTASFLYSWDFGDGTQMVTEDSVVYYNYSIIGTFTVKLKVVAEWEQAKPDATNGIVQKTGDFSASLKLQETLRGIQVLGPTIIQTFQKMTVTLNFLGSPPLTMCWRLKPECLPLEEGECHPVSVASTAYNLTHTFRDPGDYCFSIRAENVISKTHQYHRIQVWPSSIQPAVFAFPCATLITVMLAFIMYMTLRNATQQKDMVENPEPPSGVRCCCQMCCGPFLLETPSEYLEIVRENNGLLPPLYKSVKTYTV
- the Tmem130 gene encoding transmembrane protein 130 isoform X2; this translates as MASAVWSRFCRILWLACLLPLAPARVAAGMYELNLTTDGPATTGAEVTISASLVAKDNGSLALPTDAHLYRFHWIHTPLVLTGKMESDLSSTIRVVGNVPGDFPVSVWVTAADCWMCQPVARNFVVLPITEFLVGNIVVAQNTSLPWPSSYLTKTVLKVSFLLHDPSNFFKTASFLYSWDFGDGTQMVTEDSVVYYNYSIIGTFTVKLKVVAEWEQAKPDATNGIVQKTGDFSASLKLQETLRGIQVLGPTIIQTFQKMTVTLNFLGSPPLTMCWRLKPECLPLEEGECHPVSVASTAYNLTHTFRDPGDYCFSIRAENVISKTHQYHRIQVWPSSIQPAVFAFPCATLITVMLAFIMYMTLRNATQQKDMVENPEPPSGVRCCCQMCCGPFLLETPSEYLEIVRENNGLLPPLYKSVKTYTV
- the Tmem130 gene encoding transmembrane protein 130 isoform X1: MASAVWSRFCRILWLACLLPLAPARVAAGMYELNLTTDGPATTGAEVTISASLVAKDNGSLALPTDAHLYRFHWIHTPLVLTGKMESDLSSTIRVVGNVPGDFPVSVWVTAADCWMCQPVARNFVVLPITEFLVGNIVVAQNTSLPWPSSYLTKTVLKVSFLLHDPSNFFKTASFLYSWDFGDGTQMVTEDSVVYYNYSIIGTFTVKLKVVAEWEQAKPDATNGIVQKTGDFSASLKLQETLRGIQVLGPTIIQTFQKMTVTLNFLGSPPLTMCWRLKPECLPLEEGECHPVSVASTAYNLTHTFRDPGDYCFSIRAENVISKTHQYHRIQVWPSSIQPAVFAFPCATLITVMLAFIMYMTLRNATQQKDMVEVADFDFSPMSDKNPEPPSGVRCCCQMCCGPFLLETPSEYLEIVRENNGLLPPLYKSVKTYTV